The genomic stretch GTCCGCGCGAGAGCCAGCGAAAGGCGATCGAGAAGGCACTCGACATTGACCTCACGGAAGAGGACACGAACAAGTTGATGCCGAGTGACATCCGGGATTGGTTCGAAGCAATTCCGGACGAGGACATTCAGGTCCTCGGTATCGACGCCGATCGCTCCCGGCCGGAGTGGATGATCCTGACCGTCCTCCCCGTGCCGCCGGTCACCGCACGGCCGTCGATTACACTCGACAACGGCCAGCGATCCGAGGACGACCTCACGCACAAACTGGTCGACATTATCCGGATCAACCAGCGATTCATGGAAAACCGTGAGGCTGGTGCGCCACAGCTGATCATCGAGGACCTCTGGGAACTGCTCCAGTACCACGTCACCACCTTCATGGACAACGAGATTTCGGGCACGCCGCCAGCGCGACACCGCTCCGGACGGCCGCTCAAGACCCTCTCCCAGCGTCTCAAAGGGAAGGAAGGTCGCTTCCGTGGCTCGCTCTCCGGGAAGCGTGTCAACTTCTCGGCCCGGACCGTCATCTCGCCGGACCCAACCCTCTCGCTGAACGAGGTCGGGGTTCCAGACCGTGTCGCAAAGGAGATGACCCAGACGATGAACGTCACCGAGCGCAACCTCGAGGACGCCCGTCGGTTCGTCTCTAACGGACCGGAAGGCCATCCGGGTGCGAACTACGTCCGACGGCCGGACGGTCGCCGACTGAAGGTGACCGAGAAGAACTGCGAGCAACTCGCAGAGAAGGTCAAAGCCGGGTGGGAGGTCAACCGCCACCTCATCGACGGTGACATCGTCATCTTCAACCGCCAGCCGTCGCTCCACCGGATGTCGATCATGGCCCACGAGGTCGTGGTCATGCCGTACAAGACGTTCCGACTCAACACCGTCGTCTGTCCGCCGTACAACGCTGACTTCGACGGCGACGAGATGAACATGCACGCCCTCCAGAACGAGGAAGCCCGCGCGGAGGCCCGCGTCCTCATGCGCGTCCAAGAACAGATCCTGAGCCCCCGCTTCGGTGAGAACATCATCGGCGCGATTCAGGACCACATCTCGGGAACGTACCTGCTCACGCACGACAACCCGCGGTTCAACGAGACGCAGGCGCTCGACTTGCTTCGGGCGACCCGGATCGACGAACTGCCGGAACCCAGCGGAATCGACGACGAAGACGAACCGTTCTGGACCGGCCACGACGTCTTCTCCGAACTCCTCCCCGACGACCTCAATCTCGAGTTCACCGGGACCGTCGGCGATCAGGTCGTCGTCGAAGACGGGCAACTCCTCGAGGGAACGATCGCCGAGGACGAAGTCGGCGAGTTCGGCGGCGAAATTGTCGACACGATCACGAAAGAGTACGGCAACACTCGCTCGCGAATCTTCATCAACGAGATTTCGACGCTCGCAATGCGTGCGATCATGCACTTCGGGTTCTCGATCGGGATCGACGACGAGACGATCCCGGAGGAAGCACAGTCTCGAATCGACGAGACGATCGAGGACGCGAACGATCGTGTCGAGGAACTCATCGAAGCCTACGAGAACAACGACCTCGAGAGTCTCCCCGGTCGAACGATCGACGAGACCCTCGAGATGAAGATCATGCAAACGCTCTCGCGTGCGCGTGACAATGCAGGGAACATCGCCGACGAGCACTTCCAGGACGACAATCCGGCCGTCGTCATGGCAAACTCCGGTGCGCGTGGGTCGATGCTCAACCTGACACAGATGGCCGGTGCAGTCGGTCAGCAGGCAGTCCGAGGAGAGCGCATCAACCGTGGCTACGAGGATCGAACACTGAGTCACTACGAGCCAAACGACCTCTCCGCGGAGGCACACGGGTTCGTCGAGAACTCCTACACCAGCGGCCTGACGCCCCGGGAGTTCTTCTTCCACGCGATGGGTGGCCGCGAGGGCCTGGTCGACACGGCAGTCCGGACCTCGAAGTCCGGGTACCTCCAGCGTCGTCTGATCAACGCCCTCTCCGAACTCGAGACCCAATACGACGGGACGGTCCGAGACACCTCGGACACCATCGTCCAATTCGAGTTCGGCGAGGACGGCACCTCGCCGGTTCGCGTTTCATCTGGAACGGACAACACCATCGATGTTGACGAGATCGCGACGCGCGTACTCGATTCGGAGTTCGACTCCGAGGCCGACCGAGACGACTTCCTCGGTACGAAGCCACAACTGACGAACCTCTCGGAGCACGCGGATGATCGCCTCGAGGGAACGGAGGTGACCTCCGATGACTGAGGTCGACTACGACGTGAGCGACGACACGATCGCCGTCGTCGAGGACGCCGACCTTCCGCGACGACTCAAAGACGAGGTCTACGAGACGATCGAATCGCGAGACGACGCGACGGTCGAAGACGCCGACGAACTCGCGAAAGCCGTCGAAACGCGCTACGTCGATACGCGTGTCGACCCACTCGATCCCGTTGGAACCGTCTCGGCGCAGTCGATCGGCGAACCCGGAACGCAGCTGACGATGAACACGTTCCACTACGCCGGTGTTGCGGAGATCGACGTGACTCAGGGGCTCCCACGCCTCATCGAACTCGTCGACGCGCGGAAGACCCCGGATACGCCGATGATGACGGTCTATCTGGAAGACGAATACGCCACCGAACGCGAGAACGCTCACGAAGTCGTCTGGAAACTCGAGGCGACGAAGATTCTCGCACTCGGTGACGTCTCGACGAACGTCGCCGACATGCGGGTTCAGATCTCGCTCAACGAGGACACGTTAGAAGAGCGCATGATCACGCCCGACGAGGTTGCCGAGATAATCGAGGACAACCTCGGCGTGAGCACGGTTCAGCAGGGAACCGAGATTCAGTTCGGTCCGGAAGAGCCGTCGTACCGAGACCTCCTGCAGTTAGTCGAAGAACTGCGTGACATCACGTTCAAGGGAATCGAAGAGATTTCCCGCGTCGTTATTCGCCGCGAAGAACTCGAGGACGGCGAGGAGTTCGTCCTCTATACGGAAGGGTCGGCCTTCGGTGACGCCCTCGAGATCGAGGGTATCGACGCCTCGAGAACGACGTGTAACAACATCCACGAGATCCATCGAAATCTTGGTATCGAGGCAGCTCGCGAAGCGATCATCGAGGAGACGAACAACACGCTGGCCGAGCAGGGTCTCGACGACGTGAACGTTCGGCACCTGATGCTCGTCGCCGACATGATGACCAACGAGGGGACGATCGAGTCGATCGGTCGCCACGGCATTTCCGGATCGAAAGACTCCGTCCTCGCACGTGCGGCATTCGAGGTTACGGTCAATCACCTCCTGAACGCGGCGATCCACGGCGAGATCGACGAACTCGACGGCGTTACCGAGAACGTTATCGTCGGCAAACCGATCAAGCTCGGAACCGGGGACGTCGACCTGCGGATGGGATCGACCGGTCCGAGTAGTCAAGCTGACTGATGGGCGTCACCCTCGAGGACGAGGCACGTCAGTACCTCGCGGCCTTCGAAGACGTGACGGAGACGACGGGACGGGATTGTCTCGTCGACGATGAGAAGCTACTGATCGTCGTAAACAGCGGCGAGATGGGCGAGGCGATTGGTCCGGGCGGCCAGAACGTTACGCAGTTCGAGGATCGAGTCGACAAATCGGTTCGGCTCGTCGAAGACGCGGATGATCCCGAAACGTTCGTTGCGAACGCGCTCGCACCCGCTGCGGTGTATAACGTAACCGTCAGCGAAAACGACGACCTCGTCGCCTACGTCGAGGTCGCAGACGAAGATCGCGGCGTTGCGATCGGTTCGGGCGGCGAGACGATCGAGCGGGCGCGTACCCTCGCGGATCGCCATTTTGGGTTCGACGATGTGCAGTTGATCTGAGTCGGTCTGCGTGCAGTCGCGTACGTTTGTTTTGAGCCGCGTTCTCACTCGAGAATCTGTTGGAATGCCAATCAGCAACAGCGGGCGAATCTGGGTTTCGACGAGCTTATTCAACTTCTCCCCGTCGGGATCCGTCGTTCACAAGCATTCGTACGAGGGGAAACGGATCGGCAACCGTTCGGATACCTCCTGTCCGCCGAGGCGCGCTACGCCGTGCTCTGTCCGTAACTCGAGTCGTTCTGAAACGCGCTCAGATTCCTCGAGGGGGGTACGTCGAGCGTTCTCGAGGCGTAACGTCCGACTCCAAAAGGGGACGCTTAAGTGCCTCCGTCGGATACCGACGTGCATGGCAAACGGCAAATACGCCGCGCGCAAGCTCAAGAAGGACCGCCAGAATCAGCGGTGGTCCGACTCTGACTACGCGCGCCGTGCACGTGGACTTCGAGAGAAGTCGGACCCGCTCGAGGGTGCCCCACAGGCTCGCGGTATCGTCCTCGAAAAGGTCGGCATCGAAGCGAAACAGCCCAACTCGGCGATTCGAAAGTGCGTCCGAGTGCAGCTCATCAAGAACGGAAAGCAGGTCACCGCGTTCTGTCCCGGTGACGGTGCCATTTCGTTCATCGACGAACACGACGAAGTCACCATCGCCGGTATCGGTGGGGCGAAGGGTCGTGCGATGGGTGACCTTTCCGGTGTCAACTACAAGGTCGACAAGGTCAACGGCGTCGCGCTGAAAGAACTCGTTCGCGGAAACGCAGAGAAACCGGTGCGATAATCATGGCGACAGAAGATCAACCAGATCCAGACGCCCCTGCTGGCGGCGCAGACGTGGGCGCACAGTTGTTCGGCACGTGGGATATCGACGAAATCGCGTACGAAGATCCCTCGACCGAACGCTACATCACGGTCACGCCGGTCGCTCACACCGCCGGTCGACACGCCGGCAAACAGTTCAAGAAGTCTCAGGTCTCCATCGTCGAGCGCTTCATCAACCGACTGATGCAGACCGAGGAGAACACGGGGAAGAAACAACAGACGCTCAATCACGTCCGCGATGCGTTCGAACTCATCAACGAGCGGGTCGACGAAAACCCGATTCAGGTACTCGTCACCGCTGTCGAGAACGCAGCTCCGCGTGAGGAGACCGTCCGCCTGAAATACGGTGGTATCTCCGTTCCGAAAGCTGTCGACGTCGCACCTCAGCGACGAGTCGACCAGGCGCTCAAGTTCCTCGCAGAGGGTGTCTACAACGACTCGTTCAAAACGCCGACGCCGGCCGCAGAGGCTATCGCGAGTCAGCTCATCGGCGCGTCTAACTACGACGTCCAGACGTACGCTGTGAGTCAGAAAGAAGAAAAAGAGCGCGTTGCGGCAGCAGCACGCTAACTCCGACGCGATATTTTCTCTCTCGACGCCAGCTCTTCTCGAGAGAAATCTTTCGATGCCGTCGGTACGGAGATTGCCCCGTCGAACATCCTCGTGAACACAACTGACTGTGTTCTTGATACAACTCGGGAGAGTGGTTCCACTCTGGGTTTACTTGTGAGAATTTTTCAGAAAAATTTATTCCACGCTGGGACGATGTATCTATTGCACCATGACGGACCTTACCACGCACCTAAAGAATCACCCACGAATGATTGGCGTTCTGTTCACAATATTGCTCGCCCTCTCACAGGCGGGAACCGCTGCTGCGAATATGGAATTCTACCCG from Natronorubrum sediminis encodes the following:
- a CDS encoding DNA-directed RNA polymerase subunit A', with the protein product MQHSTPKDIGSINFGLMEPEEYREMSATKIITADTYDDDGFPIDMGLMDPRLGVIDPGLECKTCGKHSGSCNGHFGHIELAAPVIHVGFTKLIRRLLRGTCRECSKLLLTEDEREEFRADITESRKLGRDLNDVTKAAIRQARKKDRCPFCGEVQYDIDHEKPTTYYEVQQVLTSEYSQRIAGAMQGDEEAGIERTTPDELAEKTEIELTRVNEILSGSFRPRESQRKAIEKALDIDLTEEDTNKLMPSDIRDWFEAIPDEDIQVLGIDADRSRPEWMILTVLPVPPVTARPSITLDNGQRSEDDLTHKLVDIIRINQRFMENREAGAPQLIIEDLWELLQYHVTTFMDNEISGTPPARHRSGRPLKTLSQRLKGKEGRFRGSLSGKRVNFSARTVISPDPTLSLNEVGVPDRVAKEMTQTMNVTERNLEDARRFVSNGPEGHPGANYVRRPDGRRLKVTEKNCEQLAEKVKAGWEVNRHLIDGDIVIFNRQPSLHRMSIMAHEVVVMPYKTFRLNTVVCPPYNADFDGDEMNMHALQNEEARAEARVLMRVQEQILSPRFGENIIGAIQDHISGTYLLTHDNPRFNETQALDLLRATRIDELPEPSGIDDEDEPFWTGHDVFSELLPDDLNLEFTGTVGDQVVVEDGQLLEGTIAEDEVGEFGGEIVDTITKEYGNTRSRIFINEISTLAMRAIMHFGFSIGIDDETIPEEAQSRIDETIEDANDRVEELIEAYENNDLESLPGRTIDETLEMKIMQTLSRARDNAGNIADEHFQDDNPAVVMANSGARGSMLNLTQMAGAVGQQAVRGERINRGYEDRTLSHYEPNDLSAEAHGFVENSYTSGLTPREFFFHAMGGREGLVDTAVRTSKSGYLQRRLINALSELETQYDGTVRDTSDTIVQFEFGEDGTSPVRVSSGTDNTIDVDEIATRVLDSEFDSEADRDDFLGTKPQLTNLSEHADDRLEGTEVTSDD
- the rpoA2 gene encoding DNA-directed RNA polymerase subunit A'', giving the protein MTEVDYDVSDDTIAVVEDADLPRRLKDEVYETIESRDDATVEDADELAKAVETRYVDTRVDPLDPVGTVSAQSIGEPGTQLTMNTFHYAGVAEIDVTQGLPRLIELVDARKTPDTPMMTVYLEDEYATERENAHEVVWKLEATKILALGDVSTNVADMRVQISLNEDTLEERMITPDEVAEIIEDNLGVSTVQQGTEIQFGPEEPSYRDLLQLVEELRDITFKGIEEISRVVIRREELEDGEEFVLYTEGSAFGDALEIEGIDASRTTCNNIHEIHRNLGIEAAREAIIEETNNTLAEQGLDDVNVRHLMLVADMMTNEGTIESIGRHGISGSKDSVLARAAFEVTVNHLLNAAIHGEIDELDGVTENVIVGKPIKLGTGDVDLRMGSTGPSSQAD
- a CDS encoding NusA-like transcription termination signal-binding factor; its protein translation is MGVTLEDEARQYLAAFEDVTETTGRDCLVDDEKLLIVVNSGEMGEAIGPGGQNVTQFEDRVDKSVRLVEDADDPETFVANALAPAAVYNVTVSENDDLVAYVEVADEDRGVAIGSGGETIERARTLADRHFGFDDVQLI
- a CDS encoding 30S ribosomal protein S12, whose translation is MANGKYAARKLKKDRQNQRWSDSDYARRARGLREKSDPLEGAPQARGIVLEKVGIEAKQPNSAIRKCVRVQLIKNGKQVTAFCPGDGAISFIDEHDEVTIAGIGGAKGRAMGDLSGVNYKVDKVNGVALKELVRGNAEKPVR
- a CDS encoding 30S ribosomal protein S7; this encodes MATEDQPDPDAPAGGADVGAQLFGTWDIDEIAYEDPSTERYITVTPVAHTAGRHAGKQFKKSQVSIVERFINRLMQTEENTGKKQQTLNHVRDAFELINERVDENPIQVLVTAVENAAPREETVRLKYGGISVPKAVDVAPQRRVDQALKFLAEGVYNDSFKTPTPAAEAIASQLIGASNYDVQTYAVSQKEEKERVAAAAR
- a CDS encoding DUF7503 family protein, whose product is MTDLTTHLKNHPRMIGVLFTILLALSQAGTAAANMEFYPGP